The following are encoded together in the Brassica napus cultivar Da-Ae chromosome A9, Da-Ae, whole genome shotgun sequence genome:
- the LOC106411632 gene encoding nitrate regulatory gene2 protein, with protein sequence MGCTASKLDGEDTVRRYKTRRRLMKEAVYARHSLAAAQADYCRSLRLTGSALSSFAAGEPLSVSYQTPAVFLHHPPPSQPSPTNSIPPPPPPPQPPVISASSSRRRRQQQHQQRPKLPHILSDSSPSSSPVSERSNFYPRAYQNSTYSATPSHASSVWNWENFYPPSPPDSEFFDKKAQEEMLKQRETEHASKMKKNSVVDEEETEREEVQCGSWDVQDHYSTTSSSSEEEEDDNMESVSEVGTKVRASKRHNQQASPMPREYADDKADDATTFSGSYRGGGGDVAVRHRDLKEIADAIKEYFDKAAAAGDQVSQMLELGRAQLDGSFRQLKKTVIHSSSILSNLSSTWTSKPPLAVKYRLDTTALDQPNSLKSLCSTLDRLLAWEKKLYEEIKAREGVKIEHEKKLSQLQSQEYKGEDAAKLDKTKASINRLQSLIIVTSEAVTTTSTAIIRLRDTDLVPQLVELCHGFMYMWKAMHQFHETQNSIVQQVKGLIDRSGKGESTSELHRQATRDLESAVSSWHSSFSHLIEFQRDFIRSVHAWFKLTILNKDPTDAYSFCEEWKLALDRVPDTVASEAIKSFINVVHVISTKQGDEHKVKKRTETASKELEKKASSLRSLERKYYQSYSMVGVGLPESGPDSQHVLDARDPLREKKTELAGCQRRVEEEMVKHSKEVEVTRAMTLNNLQTGLPGVFQALTSFSGLFVESLETVCTRSHSIK encoded by the exons ATGGGATGTACGGCCTCGAAACTCGACGGCGAAGATACAGTTCGCCGTTACAAGACTCGCCGCCGTCTGATGAAAGAAGCCGTCTACGCTCGCCACAGTCTCGCCGCCGCTCAAGCCGATTACTGCCGGTCACTTCGCCTCACTGGATCTGCTCTTTCCTCATTCGCCGCCGGCGAGCCTCTCTCTGTCTCATACCAAACTCCAGCTGTCTTTCTCCATCATCCTCCACCTTCTCAACCATCTCCGACCAACTCTAtccctccacctcctcctcctcctcagccTCCAGTCATCTCCGCCTCTTCTAGTCGACGAAGGAGACAGCAACAACATCAACAGAGACCTAAGCTGCCTCATATCCTCTCTGACTCAAGCCCTTCGTCTTCTCCGGTGAGTGAAAGATCCAATTTTTATCCGAGAGCTTATCAGAACTCAACTTACTCAGCTACTCCTTCCCACGCCTCCTCCGTATGGAACTGGGAGAACTTCTACCCTCCTTCTCCTCCAGATTCAGAGTTCTTCGATAAGAAGGCTCAAGAAGAGATGCTGAAACAGAGAGAAACAGAGCATGCAAgtaagatgaagaagaacagTGTGGTGGATGAAGAAGAGACGGAGAGAGAGGAAGTACAGTGTGGCTCATGGGACGTTCAAGATCATTACAGCACTACTAGCTCCTCCtcggaggaagaggaagatgacAATATGGAGTCTGTTTCAGAGGTCGGAACTAAGGTGAGAGCTAGTAAACGGCACAACCAGCAGGCTTCACCAATGCCGCGAGAATATGCTGACGATAAAGCAGATGATGCGACGACGTTTTCAGGTAGCTATAGAGGCGGAGGAGGAGATGTCGCGGTTAGGCATAGAGATTTGAAAGAGATCGCTGATGCCATCAAGGAGTATTTCGATAAGGCTGCTGCTGCTGGGGACCAAGTGTCTCAGATGCTTGAGCTCGGAAGAGCTCAGCTTGATGGAAGTTTCAGACAGTTGAAAA AAACTGTGATTCATTCGAGTAGCATACTAAGCAACCTGAGCTCGACATGGACCTCTAAGCCCCCATTGGCAGTCAAGTACAGGCTAGACACAACAGCATTGGATCAACCAAACAGTCTCAAGAGCCTTTGTTCCACTCTCGACCGTCTTTTGGCGTGGGAGAAGAAGCTCTACGAAGAAATCAAG GCTAGAGAAGGTGTGAAGATTGAGCATGAGAAGAAGTTATCACAACTTCAAAGCCAAGAGTATAAAGGAGAGGATGCAGCTAAACTAGACAAGACTAAGGCTTCTATAAATAGGTTACAGTCACTTATAATTGTTACATCTGAAGCTGTAACAACCACATCTACTGCCATTATCCGTCTCCGTGACACTGACCTTGTTCCTCAACTCGTTGAACTCTGTCATGG CTTTATGTACATGTGGAAAGCAATGCATCAGTTCCACGAGACACAGAACAGCATCGTGCAGCAAGTGAAAGGACTCATCGACAGATCAGGCAAAGGAGAATCAACCTCCGAGCTGCACAGACAAGCAACGCGCGACCTCGAATCAGCCGTCTCTTCTTGGCACTCAAGTTTCAGCCACCTGATAGAGTTCCAGCGCGACTTCATACGCTCGGTCCACGCCTGGTTCAAACTAACCATCCTTAATAAAGATCCAACAGACGCTTACTCCTTCTGCGAGGAGTGGAAACTCGCGCTGGACCGCGTTCCCGACACGGTCGCATCAGAAGCGATCAAGAGCTTCATCAACGTTGTGCATGTGATCTCCACGAAACAAGGTGATGAACACAAGGTGAAAAAAAGGACGGAGACGGCGTCAAAGGAGCTGGAGAAGAAGGCTTCGTCGCTTAGAAGCTTGGAGAGGAAGTATTACCAGTCGTACTCGATGGTTGGTGTCGGTTTGCCTGAGTCAGGACCTGATAGCCAGCACGTGTTGGATGCTAGAGACCCGTTGAGGGAGAAAAAAACGGAGCTGGCGGGTTGTCAGAGGAGAGTggaggaagagatggtgaaGCATTCGAAGGAGGTAGAAGTGACGAGAGCTATGACTTTGAATAATTTGCAGACGGGGTTGCCTGGTGTGTTTCAGGCTTTGACGAGTTTCTCTGGTTTGTTTGTGGAGTCTCTTGAAACGGTTTGCACTCGCTCACATTCGATTAAGTAG